One genomic window of Candidatus Kuenenia stuttgartiensis includes the following:
- a CDS encoding tetratricopeptide repeat protein → MNINKKRLIVLFSINVFIIVHILLWYKYGFQKVGTFSMNGIVTLLGFGLLNSAAAFFIIIVLITVFFGRVFCGWGCHFAFFQEFALRVLNKCGINPSIIHSRANIIQYVFLLKTITAIFEFWYIYGIPQFHINISDTQVMTSDLPRSPAIIASFLLFDAFLFIYLMGSRAFCRYVCPWAPLLALFENISFWRIRKIRECTGCMNCTRNCIMGITVHEEIAKHSAVVNANCIRCLSCKDACKNGTLGYKSGMSALSLTRKFRWLIPESGNYSIYVELFLVFCGIITAFYTQKYLGSFQTLLGAVWGLCFAVMIVKIVEKKRITITEFTPQNRSFLVLSLMLLLTFVWCWGTITPHETRLLMRGNRFMGVTEYDKAILTYRDAMNEYPSNKQIHTALALAYKNNGNYKEAINEYKALIAEDLENAVLRNNIGTVYYRKGEYDEAIKEYKKAILFDENLTAAYGNIGLIFLEKGNIEEAVSYLKKVFATEDEVYQYLLTYYRSKKGQI, encoded by the coding sequence ATGAATATCAATAAAAAAAGGTTAATTGTACTATTTTCAATAAATGTATTCATAATAGTCCATATTCTGCTGTGGTATAAATATGGATTTCAGAAGGTAGGAACCTTTAGCATGAATGGTATTGTCACCCTTTTAGGTTTTGGCCTGCTGAATTCCGCCGCCGCTTTTTTTATTATTATTGTATTAATAACAGTGTTTTTTGGAAGGGTATTCTGTGGATGGGGATGCCACTTTGCTTTTTTCCAGGAATTTGCTTTACGGGTGCTTAATAAGTGTGGAATAAATCCCTCAATTATTCATTCCAGAGCAAATATCATACAGTATGTATTTCTCCTGAAAACGATAACTGCCATTTTTGAATTCTGGTATATTTATGGCATTCCTCAGTTTCATATTAATATCAGTGATACGCAGGTTATGACGTCAGACCTCCCCCGAAGCCCTGCTATTATTGCATCCTTTCTCTTATTTGACGCCTTTCTCTTCATTTATCTTATGGGATCAAGGGCATTCTGCAGATACGTGTGCCCATGGGCTCCTCTGCTTGCACTATTTGAGAATATTAGTTTTTGGCGGATAAGGAAAATCAGGGAATGTACCGGATGTATGAATTGCACGAGAAATTGTATTATGGGAATAACGGTACACGAAGAGATTGCCAAGCATAGCGCGGTTGTCAATGCAAATTGTATACGCTGCCTTTCGTGTAAGGATGCATGTAAAAACGGGACATTAGGTTACAAATCCGGCATGAGCGCCTTGTCTTTGACCCGTAAGTTCAGATGGTTGATTCCTGAATCGGGCAATTATAGTATATACGTTGAGTTGTTTCTTGTCTTTTGCGGAATAATCACGGCATTTTATACACAAAAGTATCTTGGTAGTTTCCAAACGTTGCTTGGCGCTGTATGGGGATTATGTTTTGCCGTGATGATAGTAAAAATAGTTGAGAAGAAGCGTATAACAATAACAGAATTTACTCCGCAAAATAGAAGTTTTCTGGTATTGAGTTTGATGCTATTGTTAACGTTTGTATGGTGTTGGGGGACGATAACACCGCATGAAACACGCCTGTTAATGCGGGGCAATAGGTTTATGGGTGTAACGGAATATGACAAGGCAATTTTGACATATAGAGATGCAATGAATGAATATCCATCAAATAAACAAATACATACTGCGCTTGCTTTGGCATATAAAAACAACGGCAACTACAAAGAAGCAATAAATGAGTATAAGGCGTTGATTGCGGAAGACCTTGAAAATGCCGTTTTGCGAAATAATATAGGGACTGTTTACTACCGGAAAGGAGAGTATGATGAAGCGATAAAAGAATATAAAAAAGCTATTCTGTTTGATGAGAATCTCACTGCTGCTTATGGAAATATTGGTTTAATATTTTTAGAGAAGGGAAATATTGAAGAGGCTGTTTCTTATTTGAAAAAAGTATTTGCGACAGAGGATGAAGTTTATCAATATCTTTTAACTTATTATAGATCGAAAAAAGGTCAGATATAG
- a CDS encoding dihydroorotate dehydrogenase electron transfer subunit: MIEQPKMVKIYDIIDETPNVKTFFFEYAGQYEPGQFIMVWVPLNDEKPFTISYIDGNVAGITVLKRGEFTKTLHTKKKGDQIGIRGPYGMGYGLPENNAATCIVGGGIGMASIACLADMQKNTTIIQGARTMPELLFQHRFREMKLCTDDGSFGYRGTTVDLLRELTGQHNYKKIYACGPEKMLYKIFELCNERHIDCEVSIERYIKCGFGICGQCDCSGQRICIDGPVFNAEALGKMPDFGKTAITKSGRRVSF, from the coding sequence ATGATTGAACAGCCAAAAATGGTAAAAATATACGATATCATAGATGAGACTCCAAACGTAAAAACGTTTTTCTTTGAGTATGCCGGACAGTATGAGCCGGGGCAGTTTATTATGGTTTGGGTTCCGCTAAATGACGAGAAACCATTTACTATTTCCTATATTGATGGAAATGTTGCCGGGATAACTGTATTAAAAAGAGGTGAATTTACAAAAACCTTGCATACAAAGAAAAAGGGAGATCAAATAGGTATCAGGGGGCCGTATGGCATGGGATATGGCTTGCCTGAAAACAATGCGGCTACGTGTATTGTAGGCGGTGGTATTGGAATGGCTTCTATTGCGTGTTTAGCGGATATGCAGAAAAATACGACAATCATTCAGGGGGCAAGGACTATGCCGGAATTGCTTTTTCAACATCGCTTCAGAGAGATGAAATTATGTACAGATGATGGTTCTTTTGGTTACAGAGGAACAACGGTTGATTTGTTGAGAGAATTAACAGGGCAACATAATTATAAAAAGATATATGCATGCGGTCCTGAAAAAATGTTGTACAAAATATTCGAATTATGCAATGAACGCCATATTGATTGTGAAGTATCAATTGAAAGATATATTAAATGTGGGTTTGGCATTTGCGGCCAATGCGACTGTAGTGGGCAGCGAATATGTATTGACGGACCGGTTTTTAACGCAGAGGCATTAGGAAAGATGCCCGATTTTGGAAAAACTGCAATCACAAAATCGGGGAGAAGGGTTTCTTTTTGA